TGAAGCGAATTTAATATGGTTTAAACATTCAAATCAATATGGCTTAAAAAGTGCTGGATACTTATCTAAGGGATTAGATTACATTAATACAAATGAAATTATCAAATATTCAGAATTTGTCGATAAAGATATAGAGCTAAATGAAGATGGCAATTTATCATTTAGTCAAGTAATTAAGTCATGCGGCGATGATGATGATAAAAAAAGAATCTTACATAAACTTTTAATTAATGAATTTAAGGAATATGAATTAAGCCTGATTTCTAAAAATACAGATAATGATGAATCAGAAAAACAATATATTTCTCCATGGACAATGCCTGGATATGAATTCACTAACCTTATCAACCAGTACTGTATTTTCAATATGATAATAAATGGGAAGAAATCAAAGAAAAATAATATTAAAAATATAAATATAGTTGAAAGTAATTCATGGAAGTTAGTAAATTGGGATATATTTAATTCATCAATTTCAAAAAATATAGATACATTATTTAATAAGTTTGTAATAGATAAAGTTAATGAATATAAGGATAAAGTAAACCAATATAAATCTAATATGATAAGTCTAAAAAAAGTAAGAAAGGCAGAAAAATTATTAGGCAATATTTATAGTGGGTTTATTTTGTCAGTACAAAGTTATGGATTTTTTGTAGATTTATCAGAACTAAATGTTGAAGGCCTTGTTCACGTAAGCACTCTTAATAATGATTGGTATGAATATAGATCAAGACAAAATCTTTTAATTGGAAGGAAATCCAAGAAATCATATAAGGTGGGTGATGAAATAAAAGTTAAAATTATAAAGGTCGATATTCTTAAATATCAAATTGATTTAGAATTAACATAAATAAATTTCACTTTACAGTATGAAAATATTAACCAAAAAAATGAAGATAACTTTTTAGTATGATTTTCAAGAAAAATTTTTTATTATTAACTTTTTTTTTAATAATAATCTTTCAAACTTTTTTATATACGAATAATAATCATAAGACAACATTTAGATACTTTAAATGGACTGTCCAAGAAGTAAGTATAGGTAAGTTAATCAGTATTTCATTTTTTTCTGGTTTATTTATAAGCACGTTATTAAATACTACAATTAATAGTCCTAAAAAAAATACTTTCGAAAATATTGAAGAAAATTATAAACCTCTAAATAATGATGAAGATTTGAAATCTAATATTGATATGCCACCACAAAGGGACATTAGAGATGCTCAACCAACAATATCTGTTAATTATAGGGTAGTAAAAAATATTGAAGAAAATAATTTAAAAAGGGATAAAAATTATTCAAATGAGCCCAATAATAATGACGACTGGGATAATGATGATAATGATTGGTAGAAATCTACATGATTTAAGTAATAAAAAATGGTTTTTTAATTTATAATAAGTATATATTGTGTTTTTTTATGGAAGAAAATTTAGAAAAAAATAATGAAATATCTAACAATAATAATAAATCTAACTCTGAGGAAATAAAAGAATGTACCTCAGAGAAAGTTATCAATATGAACGAAAATAATTCTTCTAAAGTTGATAAAAAAAATGAAAATGATACACCCACTAAAACTATTCCTAAACCCAAAAAAGAACTTCCTATAGAGAAAAAGCCATTCCAAGAATTTATTAATATTCATTTGATTCCTGCTTTAATAGAAGAAATTAATCATAGGGGTTTAGAAATAAACAATATCAATCTCAAAAACACCAATAGACCTATTGCTGGAGATAAATGTTGGGTAATAAATTGTGAAATTAAAGATACTTGCAGCTTTTGGCTATCTTTTGAAAAGGAGGACATAAGTTCATTAAAAAGTATTTCTTTATCAAAACCAAATCAAGAACCTAGCATTATTGAATCATTCCTTATTGATGAAAAAAGAATAACCCTTAAATTAATTATTTCAAGAGTATTGCAGAGGTTAAATGGACAAAAATTAATAGGGGTTAATTAAAGAAACAATAACACCTAGTTAACTTTTCCCTCGAAAATACAAATCATAGTAAATAATAGTATTAATAAATAAAATCAAAGATGACTCAATCAACTATTGAATCAAAAAATAAAAAAGAAATTAATAATGGAAAGGTACCTGCAAAGGAAACTATTTTGTCTCCAAGGTTCTACACAACAGACTTTGAGGCAATGGAAAATATGGATTTATCAATAAACGAGGAGGAATTGGAAGCTATATGTGAGGAATTTAGGAAAGATTACAATAGGCATCATTTTGTAAGAAATAGTGAATTTGAAGGTGCTGCAGAAAAATTAGATCCTGAAACGAGAGAGCTTTTTGTTGATTTTCTCGAGGGAAGTTGTACATCAGAATTCTCAGGTTTTTTACTTTATAAGGAACTTAGCAAGAGGATTAAAGACAAAAACCCTCTTCTTGCTGAATGTTTTGCTCATATGGCCAGAGATGAAGCTAGACATGCAGGATTTTTGAATAAATCAATGAGTGACTTTGGACTGCAGTTAGATTTAGGTTTTTTAACAGCCAATAAAGATTACACTTACTTCCCACCAAGAAGTATTTTTTACGCCACTTATTTATCTGAAAAAATAGGCTATTGGAGATACATAGCAATTTATAGGCATCTCGAAAAGAATCCAGATAGCAAGATTTTTCCACTATTTAATTACTTTGAGAATTGGTGTCAAGATGAAAATAGGCATGGTGATTTCTTTGACGCCTTAATGAAAGCACAACCACGTACCGTTAAATCATTAAGCCAAAAAATTACTATTGGGGGCTCTACCTTTACACATCCACTATTTGACTATTTCCATAGATTTAGATACTTTTTGAACAATCTTCCATTAACATCCAAGTTATGGTCGAGGTTTTTCCTACTTGCTGTGTTTGCAACTATGTATGCAAGGGATCTGGGAATCAAAAAGGATTTCTACGCATCTTTAGGATTAGATGCTAAAGATTACGACCAGTATGTTATTAATAAAACAAATGAAACTTCTGCTAGAGTTTTTCCTGTAGTACTAGACGTTTATGATAAATCTTTTTATGGAAGATTAGATAAAATAGTAGAAAATAATAAGGTTCTTTCCGATATTGCAAACAGTGATGGAAATAAAGTATCTAAAACTTTTAAAAAATTACCTAAATATTTATCAAACGGTTACCATTTATTAAGACTATACTTATTAAAACCTCTTGATAGTAAAGATTTCCAACCTTCGATTAGATAATCTTTTATACAGAGAAGATTTATAACCTCAAATGCTTTCGTCACAAATCAAATCAAATGAAATAGTTTTTGGAAGTTGCAATAAAGATTTATTAGAAGAAATTATTTTCTATGGGATTGGACTTGGGGCTGATTTTGTAGAAATATTCATAGAGAATACAGACAACTCAAGTGTATTAGCTGAAGAAGATTTTATTACAAGTGTAAGTCCATCATTTGGAAGGGGTGCTGGTATTAGAATCTTTAAAGAAGAAAAGGATGGATTTGTAAGTACAAATGATTTAACAAAGCACGGCTTGATGAGATCGGTATCTCAGGCTATTGAAATGTTAGACATAACAGACAACAAAAAAGGAGAAGTATTTAACGGTTTAAATAAACATAGGGACTATAGTTTATCCAAGAAAAAATGGATTAATGAGATACCATCGATATATGAG
This window of the Prochlorococcus sp. MIT 1314 genome carries:
- a CDS encoding DUF2996 domain-containing protein, with product MEENLEKNNEISNNNNKSNSEEIKECTSEKVINMNENNSSKVDKKNENDTPTKTIPKPKKELPIEKKPFQEFINIHLIPALIEEINHRGLEINNINLKNTNRPIAGDKCWVINCEIKDTCSFWLSFEKEDISSLKSISLSKPNQEPSIIESFLIDEKRITLKLIISRVLQRLNGQKLIGVN
- the acsF gene encoding magnesium-protoporphyrin IX monomethyl ester (oxidative) cyclase; this encodes MTQSTIESKNKKEINNGKVPAKETILSPRFYTTDFEAMENMDLSINEEELEAICEEFRKDYNRHHFVRNSEFEGAAEKLDPETRELFVDFLEGSCTSEFSGFLLYKELSKRIKDKNPLLAECFAHMARDEARHAGFLNKSMSDFGLQLDLGFLTANKDYTYFPPRSIFYATYLSEKIGYWRYIAIYRHLEKNPDSKIFPLFNYFENWCQDENRHGDFFDALMKAQPRTVKSLSQKITIGGSTFTHPLFDYFHRFRYFLNNLPLTSKLWSRFFLLAVFATMYARDLGIKKDFYASLGLDAKDYDQYVINKTNETSARVFPVVLDVYDKSFYGRLDKIVENNKVLSDIANSDGNKVSKTFKKLPKYLSNGYHLLRLYLLKPLDSKDFQPSIR